In Silene latifolia isolate original U9 population chromosome X, ASM4854445v1, whole genome shotgun sequence, the following proteins share a genomic window:
- the LOC141618497 gene encoding uncharacterized protein LOC141618497, with the protein MDEVKLVCRRKKFERHRILCRQVLCVLKDRGFKKVPSEYLLSRWSKLETCHPIFSSDGQLLADCRAVDVHKNKISELWSELFTSVSLVEQTPVYCDELLDILRGFKKRVIVGISVADDSGNSGIGQKKDKSAEIGILLGTNVPTEIKVLPPRQCKNKGSRKRLISQREKAGEVNKKPLRRCKACGEMANHDSRNCDKRTNDD; encoded by the coding sequence ATGGATGAAGTGAAACTGGTATGCCGTCGCAAGAAGTTTGAAAGACACAGAATATTATGTCGACAAGTTCTGTGTGTCCTTAAAGACCGGGGATTTAAGAAAGTTCCAAGTGAATATCTACTTAGTAGGTGGAGCAAACTAGAAACCTGTCATCCAATCTTTAGTTCTGATGGGCAGTTGCTTGCTGATTGCAGGGCAGTGGATGTACATAAAAACAAAATCAGTGAATTGTGGTCGGAATTGTTCACTTCTGTGTCGCTAGTTGAACAGACTCCTGTATATTGTGATGAGTTGCTGGATATTTTACGTGGGTTCAAGAAAAGGGTTATTGTAGGAATAAGTGTTGCTGATGATAGTGGTAATAGTGGTATTGGGCAGAAAAAGGATAAGAGTGCTGAAATTGGAATTCTTTTAGGAACAAATGTCCCTACTGAAATTAAAGTTTTGCCTCCAAGACAATGCAAAAACAAAGGCTCGAGGAAAAGACTGATCTCGCAAAGAGAAAAAGCTGGGGAAGTCAATAAGAAACCACTAAGAAGATGTAAGGCTTGTGGGGAGATGGCGAACCACGACAGTAGGAATTGTGACAAAAGGACCAACGACGATTAG